The Sphingobium baderi genomic sequence GCACGCATGTCCGTTGCGAAGTTCTTCCCGTCCTCCTTGGCCTCCTGCACCGTGCTCTGCGCGAGCACTGCGCCGGCGCCCGCGAACGCGATCGGCAGGATCAGAGAAAGGGCGAAACGGCGCATCTTAGCTGGCCTTGCCCATGTTGCGCAGCGCCACCGAGGCGACGCCGGCACCCGGACCATGCCCATCAACGAAGGACTCGAGCACATAGTTGACCGAGACGTTGCCGGTCATGCGATCGTGCGGCGGCACCACCGTCTTGCAGTTGAGGCCCGCGCACAGATCGAAGTCGGACGATACCGCGATATAAGTCGGCACCGCCTTCACGTCGAAAGCGCGGAAGAGCCGGGGATCGATCCCGACGTTGGAAAGCTGATCCTGCTCCGTAACCACCTTGGAGAGCGCGGTCGTGAACGCCTTCAGGGAGTTGTTGGGGAAACCCCGGAAGACGATGATACCACCGGCCTTCGACGTGTCCGCGATCATCTGGCGGAGCGCCTTGGGCGGCATGGACAGGCTCGCGAAGACGATGAATTGCGGCGCATCACCCTTCTTGGCCGCCACGTTCTGCGAGGCGCCCTGGATGATCTCGTCGAAGTCGAACGGGCCTTCGCCGTTCATCGGCAGATCCGCTTTCGCCAGATCGGTCAGGCTATCGGTGCCCTGTTGCTGGACGGCCAGGGCCTCCTCGCGGAAGGCTTCGCCGCGGCCCTTGACGTGATCGGCAAAGGTCTGGGCATCCTCCTGCATCGCGGCCGCGCGCTTACGCACGGCCTCAAGGTCGAGGCCGTCGATATTCTGGGCGATAGCCTGGATGCCGGCGACCGCCGAAATACCGGCTATGGCGGCAATCACGATGGTTCTGCGTCGCATCGGATATGTCTCCTAGAGCACACAACAGTTACGCTTGCGCCAGACGAGGTAGCCCATGTCCTCGCCCTGGACGGGGTAGGAGCGGCCAGTCTGGGGCGGCAAAGTCGAAGCACCGATCGGCGAACAACCCATCTTCCCGCTCACTGTCGGGATCGGATTGGTCATCTGGATGCGGTACTGCTGTTTCTTGAGCACCGGCATCAGGTACTTGTCGCACATGCCCTTGCTGCCCATCGTGCCCCAAGCGAGGCCCTGACGGTGCATCTTGAAAGCGAAGCGGGAGAGGGCGAGGCGCGATGCCTGCACATGGCCGATCGAGGACGAGATGTTGCCGTTCATCGGGTACATCGAGCCCTGACAACCGGCGCACCAGAACGTCACATCGAGCGGGAGGCGGGCGGTCGCGGCGATGCAGTCACCGGCGCAGGCAGCCTTGGCGATCGGATTGGCGAAGATCACGACCTCGGGATTGATGATCGTGGTCAGCGTGTCGTCCTGCCAGAGCGGGTCGACTTCGGTCATGTAGGCAATGTCGAACGATGCCTGCTCGAAGCAAAGGAAGTCCGTCAGGATCTCCATCCAGTAGAGGAGGGGATAGACGTACCAATGGACGTGCCACTTGGACGTGTTCTGCGCCTGGCCGCCGACCTGCGAAGGGCCCGTGAACTGGCCCTGGCCGATGTCGAAGCCCGGCGCGATCTTCATGCCGCCAAGGTTCACGAAGCACCACGGCTTCACCGAGACGTCAGCGAGGCGAACCGGCTCCCAGAAGCCCGCTGCGATGCCGATGCGCGGAATCGGGCTGCCACAGGCGCAGATCGGAAGGCTGGGATTGTTCGTATCGGGGCGCGTGCTCGGCCAAATGCTCAGGCCACCGATCGAAAGCGGGAACAGGCATGACCAGCAAACATCCGTGATCGGGTTCACGAACTTGCCGGTGCATCGCGACTGCGCCTGCGCCGATGGGGCGAGCATGGCCGAAGCGAAGAACATCGCGAAGATCGCGATGAGGCAGCGCAGCGATTTCATGATGCCGTCTCCTGAGACGTCGCCGCATCAAGCCAGGCCTGATCGGCACGGTTCTTCCGAACCACATAGAAAGCCGTGTAGACGGCCGTCGAAATCAGAAGCGCGGCGATGCCAATCGGCGCGAAACGGCCAATGATTGCCGTCAGCGGCGAGACGAACGCCACGGTCAGGGCGCACAGGATGCACAGCACCTGAAAGGTACGGCGCATGGTCTTGAGCCTCGGCGTCTCTGGCGCTGCCATCGGCGTTCTCAGCAAGTCGAGCCACAGCGGCATCAGCTTGCCCCCTTCAGCTTGATCTCGGAGACCTTGATGACCTTGCCATCCTGCTCGGCCACTGCCGGCGTGTGGCGCACCCCGAACTTGCCGGTCAGGCGGCCCTCCTGGTCGAAGTAGAAGCGGCGCTTGCGCGCGGTCATCTCCTCGATCGGCGAGCCCGACACGAGAATGATCTTGGCCTTCAGGTCGGAATACTGGCTGGTCGCCCATTCCATCTGCGCCTTGTCGTCACCATCGACGAAGACGAGGGCCTGATGCATGGCCACGAAATCCAGCGGGTTCACCGTCTGCCCTGCGCGGGCGACATAGTTGCCCTTCTGGTCCTTCACGTCCTTCTCGATGACGATCGTTGGATCGAAGGCCCAAACCCGCGCCTGCGTTGCCGGCGTGATGCCCGCAACCGGCGTCGGACGACGAACCTTGGCCTCGGCCCGCCGAGCGAACTCGGCATTCATCCGGTCGATGCCGCCAGATGCCTGCAGCTTGGTCAGGCGCTGCTCGATCACCGAGAGAAGATCGGTCTCGATGATCGGGAACGTCTGGCCGACGACGCCGTGATCGCTTGCCTGTCCCGCCGACGAGAACGTCAGGGCACAAAGGAGAATGAGCGAGCCGTTTTCGAAAAGACGCTTCACAGGATCGCCTCCCCGACACCGACGATCTTCTTCGCGCAGGCGTAGCCGATCGCGGCATAACGGCTGTCGAACCCATCCTTGTGCGGCGTTCCGACATAGTAGCAGCCGCGCGGGATAGTGCCGGTAGGGCCCGCAGCAAGCGGCTCTCCGAACCGGGTCAGGGGCTTCATGCGGCCGACAACGCGGCCGTTTACCAGAACCTCTGCCCCGCGGTGCGCCACGGTATCACCCGGCATGCCGTAGACGATCTTGCCGAACATCTGCTTCTTCGCGCCGAAATGACGGATCACCAGCGGATCTGCAGGCGGCACGAAGAAGACGTACTGACCGCGCTGCGGCGTCGCCGTCTTGTGGATCACGAAGGCCCAATTGGGCAGCGATTCAGAGGTGTTGATCAGCAGCCCATGGGTGTCGCGCCAATCGCAGATGGCGGAATAGGCGATGCTGCCGGCGATGAAGAGGCCGAGCGCGCCCCACAGGCGCTTGTTCGGCCGCCAGCCTTTGGGCTTGTCCCCGATCGTCAGACCGTCACTGACCGCCTGCGCCATACGGCCCTCCAAAGCTAGAGGGATCGACCATCGGTGCCGCCGCCGCTGAAGCCTGTTCAGGCATCGGCCCGAATGCCGAGGGGGCAGCAGCAGCCTGCGGCGGCGCCGGCCTTACAGGCACCTGCGGAATGGGCCCTTCCGCTCCGCTCTGCATGACCTCCTCTGCGGAGGCGGGCTTTGGCCGCTTCACGCCCGAGGCATAGACGGCCTTCATCACATGCGGAGTAATGTCCTCGACGCCCTTGGAAAGCACCGCTTCCCCGACAAGGATGACCTGGCCCGATGCACTGCGCCGCTGCAGCTCGCCATCGAGCGAAGCCATGAACCTGCGCATTTCCGCTTCGACTTCCTGGGGCGGACTGGCGCTGCGGGCCTGCGCCTGCACATAGTCACCGACAATGGCCGACAGGTTGGCCTTCACGATCTTCTGCGGCGGCTCCATGATCGCGCGCGTCACCCACATGCCCCAGATCAGCATGACGATGATCGCCAGTCCCACCACCAACTGGCCTGCCGTGTAACCGGCAAAGACCGTCTTACGCGGCTTTGCGACCGCAATCGCCGGGCCAGCAGGAGCAGCTGCAGAAGAGGGGGAGGGCGCAGCTGCAGCTTCGCCAAGAGCCTCGCTCTCTGCCTCCATCGAGTTATTCCAGGTCGGTTCGCTCATGCGCCTTGCTCCAGGCTCAAAGTGTCGCGCGGCACGATCGCGTGCCGGCGAAAAAAGACGATCACACCGGCGACAACGAGGTGCAGCACGGCGACGAGAACTTTGAAATCAGCGATGCGGGTCGCTTCGGCCGCGACGTAGCGGCTCGAGAGATTGGCCAGCTGGTGCATCATGCCATCGAGGCTGAACCCGCCGATCGCGACGAAGAACAGGACGAAGGCGCCCCAGGTCATCAGCAGTGTCACGGCGAGAAAACCGACCGTGTGAAGCAGCACGAACAGAAGGAACCGAAGACCGGCTCCGCCTTCCTGCCGAGCCTTACGTTGCACGCTGATGCTGGCCATGTCGCTTACTCCGCTGCGATGGGAACAGCGTCGTCGCCGCCCCACTTTTCAGGGTTGTTGGGGAATGCGACCCGCTCGATCGCCTCATCCATGGAAACTCCATGACCGAGCAGATCGTGGATCATCGCAAAGGTCTTGGGCGAGGACGAGAAGACAGTCGCGGAATAGGGATCGAGGACGAGCCTACCCGTTGCCTGCATGTCAGGCCCCTTGATGAACACATCCGAATATTCGATGCCGCTACGCTTGAGCGAGCGGACCAGCGCATCGGTGTGATCGTCCATGTCAAAACGGCCGAGCCGCTTGAAGTCGTTGATCGTCTCCTCCTTCTGCGCGAGGATGACCGACCAGTCGCTGTTCTCCAGCGCCGCGCGCGATCCGTCGGACTTGTAGTAGTCGTTGAGGCTCTGGGTGGCCGTCACCAGCGAGGCCCCATACTTGCGGCAGGTACGGGCATAGGCTTC encodes the following:
- the trbC gene encoding type-F conjugative transfer system pilin assembly protein TrbC yields the protein MRRRTIVIAAIAGISAVAGIQAIAQNIDGLDLEAVRKRAAAMQEDAQTFADHVKGRGEAFREEALAVQQQGTDSLTDLAKADLPMNGEGPFDFDEIIQGASQNVAAKKGDAPQFIVFASLSMPPKALRQMIADTSKAGGIIVFRGFPNNSLKAFTTALSKVVTEQDQLSNVGIDPRLFRAFDVKAVPTYIAVSSDFDLCAGLNCKTVVPPHDRMTGNVSVNYVLESFVDGHGPGAGVASVALRNMGKAS
- the traU gene encoding conjugal transfer pilus assembly protein TraU — translated: MKSLRCLIAIFAMFFASAMLAPSAQAQSRCTGKFVNPITDVCWSCLFPLSIGGLSIWPSTRPDTNNPSLPICACGSPIPRIGIAAGFWEPVRLADVSVKPWCFVNLGGMKIAPGFDIGQGQFTGPSQVGGQAQNTSKWHVHWYVYPLLYWMEILTDFLCFEQASFDIAYMTEVDPLWQDDTLTTIINPEVVIFANPIAKAACAGDCIAATARLPLDVTFWCAGCQGSMYPMNGNISSSIGHVQASRLALSRFAFKMHRQGLAWGTMGSKGMCDKYLMPVLKKQQYRIQMTNPIPTVSGKMGCSPIGASTLPPQTGRSYPVQGEDMGYLVWRKRNCCVL
- the traW gene encoding type-F conjugative transfer system protein TraW; translation: MKRLFENGSLILLCALTFSSAGQASDHGVVGQTFPIIETDLLSVIEQRLTKLQASGGIDRMNAEFARRAEAKVRRPTPVAGITPATQARVWAFDPTIVIEKDVKDQKGNYVARAGQTVNPLDFVAMHQALVFVDGDDKAQMEWATSQYSDLKAKIILVSGSPIEEMTARKRRFYFDQEGRLTGKFGVRHTPAVAEQDGKVIKVSEIKLKGAS
- a CDS encoding S26 family signal peptidase — translated: MAQAVSDGLTIGDKPKGWRPNKRLWGALGLFIAGSIAYSAICDWRDTHGLLINTSESLPNWAFVIHKTATPQRGQYVFFVPPADPLVIRHFGAKKQMFGKIVYGMPGDTVAHRGAEVLVNGRVVGRMKPLTRFGEPLAAGPTGTIPRGCYYVGTPHKDGFDSRYAAIGYACAKKIVGVGEAIL
- a CDS encoding type-F conjugative transfer system protein TrbI — protein: MSEPTWNNSMEAESEALGEAAAAPSPSSAAAPAGPAIAVAKPRKTVFAGYTAGQLVVGLAIIVMLIWGMWVTRAIMEPPQKIVKANLSAIVGDYVQAQARSASPPQEVEAEMRRFMASLDGELQRRSASGQVILVGEAVLSKGVEDITPHVMKAVYASGVKRPKPASAEEVMQSGAEGPIPQVPVRPAPPQAAAAPSAFGPMPEQASAAAAPMVDPSSFGGPYGAGGQ